Proteins encoded together in one Pseudoalteromonas xiamenensis window:
- the pdhR gene encoding pyruvate dehydrogenase complex transcriptional repressor PdhR codes for MSLKIKAAKLSDVIVEQLENMILEGSLLPGERLPPERELAKQFEVSRPSLREAIQKLEAKGLVTRRQGGGTFVKNQLEEGLSDPLFNLISKHPESQFDLLEFRHALEGIAAFYAAMRGTENDFNKVKQSFENIAEASDDLIQKAKAINAFHYTVAEASHNVVLLHLVRGMQPLLEQNVLQNLEVLLQKSEVSEQLAEHRRVLMNAVINSNPEEARLASNAHLAFIEDALLQAGKERSRIERSLRRTKPI; via the coding sequence ATGTCACTAAAAATAAAAGCTGCAAAACTATCTGATGTCATCGTAGAGCAACTCGAGAATATGATTCTTGAGGGGTCATTGTTACCAGGAGAACGCTTACCTCCTGAACGTGAACTTGCGAAACAATTCGAGGTTTCACGGCCATCGCTGCGCGAAGCAATTCAGAAATTAGAAGCCAAAGGTTTAGTGACTCGCCGTCAAGGTGGCGGAACGTTTGTTAAAAATCAACTTGAGGAAGGGTTAAGCGATCCTTTGTTCAATTTAATAAGTAAACATCCAGAATCACAGTTCGATTTATTGGAGTTTCGTCATGCCTTAGAAGGTATTGCTGCATTTTACGCGGCAATGCGAGGCACAGAAAACGATTTTAACAAAGTGAAACAAAGTTTTGAGAATATCGCAGAAGCCTCCGATGATTTAATTCAAAAGGCCAAAGCGATAAATGCTTTTCACTATACAGTTGCTGAAGCGTCACACAACGTTGTATTGCTCCATTTAGTTCGTGGCATGCAACCGTTACTTGAGCAAAATGTATTACAAAACCTTGAAGTACTCTTACAGAAATCGGAAGTCAGTGAACAGTTAGCTGAACATCGCCGTGTGCTTATGAATGCGGTGATTAACAGTAATCCGGAAGAAGCGAGACTGGCAAGTAATGCGCATTTAGCGTTTATTGAAGATGCGTTATTGCAAGCAGGTAAAGAGCGTTCACGTATTGAACGTAGCCTACGCCGGACCAAACCTATTTAA
- the ampE gene encoding beta-lactamase regulator AmpE, whose protein sequence is MILISIILALIIERLGARAPFWQAEFYVSKYQLHSSVVLKDEGIFFTPIGFMVWLVFPALFVAFIWQLSDFILWQFALNICVLLVAFGCADVRSKYKGYLNALSRGDNEAATLYALQIGQRRTEEQKGGETFGQTLAWVNFRHYSAVIFWFVLLGAPGAILYATVRTVADWTYNDREHGFRVHRVRLQSVLFWLDWLPARVASFGFLIIGNFSKGTGYWLKYLLDFKTSNRKVVTLTALAAEEIEQQHFGCTYEATCMMRLVKRNILFYLVLIALLTLFGLVA, encoded by the coding sequence ATGATTTTGATTTCTATTATTCTAGCGCTGATCATCGAGCGGCTAGGGGCGAGAGCGCCTTTTTGGCAAGCTGAGTTTTATGTATCCAAATATCAGTTGCATAGTAGTGTTGTTTTGAAAGATGAAGGGATCTTTTTTACCCCTATTGGGTTTATGGTTTGGTTGGTATTCCCCGCGCTATTCGTCGCGTTTATTTGGCAGCTCTCTGATTTTATTTTGTGGCAATTCGCTTTAAACATCTGCGTGCTTTTGGTTGCTTTTGGTTGTGCCGATGTGCGTTCTAAATATAAAGGTTACTTGAATGCGTTGAGTCGGGGAGATAATGAAGCAGCGACACTGTATGCGTTGCAAATTGGCCAACGTCGAACTGAAGAGCAAAAAGGGGGAGAAACGTTTGGTCAAACCCTTGCTTGGGTTAACTTCCGTCACTACAGCGCGGTTATTTTTTGGTTTGTCCTGCTCGGAGCACCAGGTGCAATATTGTATGCAACGGTCCGTACGGTCGCTGATTGGACATACAACGACCGAGAGCATGGATTTAGAGTTCATCGCGTCCGCTTACAAAGTGTGTTGTTCTGGTTGGATTGGTTGCCTGCAAGAGTGGCTTCGTTTGGCTTTTTGATTATTGGCAATTTTTCCAAGGGAACGGGCTATTGGCTGAAATACCTACTTGATTTCAAAACCTCAAATCGCAAAGTTGTCACGTTAACAGCGTTAGCGGCCGAGGAAATAGAGCAACAGCATTTTGGTTGTACCTATGAAGCTACATGCATGATGCGCCTAGTAAAGCGCAATATTCTATTTTATTTGGTCCTTATTGCGCTGTTAACGTTGTTCGGTTTAGTTGCGTAA
- the ampD gene encoding 1,6-anhydro-N-acetylmuramyl-L-alanine amidase AmpD: MPIIDHFLDSAERRLSSHFDDRPNTQDISLIVIHCISLPEGQFGEGYIDDLFMGCIDCRAHPSFQSLEGVRVSAHLVIDRHGTIKQYVPFNKRAWHAGVSMFNGREQCNDFSIGIELEGTDRDSFTDQQYRKLSHIITELQFAYPNIKQNIAGHSDIAPGRKTDPGIGFDWDKLHAELKRNG; this comes from the coding sequence ATGCCAATAATTGACCACTTTCTAGACAGTGCGGAACGCCGCCTATCATCACATTTTGATGATAGGCCAAATACACAAGATATTAGTCTTATTGTGATCCACTGTATTTCCTTACCTGAAGGCCAATTTGGTGAGGGTTATATCGATGACTTATTCATGGGGTGCATTGATTGTCGAGCGCATCCAAGTTTTCAGTCATTGGAAGGGGTTAGGGTATCAGCACATCTTGTTATCGATAGACATGGTACCATCAAGCAATATGTACCGTTTAACAAACGTGCTTGGCATGCAGGTGTGTCAATGTTTAATGGGCGCGAGCAGTGTAATGATTTTAGTATTGGTATTGAACTTGAAGGTACAGATAGAGATTCGTTTACTGACCAACAATACAGAAAACTGAGTCATATTATCACTGAGTTGCAATTTGCCTATCCAAATATTAAGCAAAATATTGCCGGGCACAGTGACATCGCGCCAGGTCGTAAAACCGACCCAGGTATTGGTTTTGATTGGGATAAATTGCATGCTGAACTTAAACGCAATGGATAA
- the nadC gene encoding carboxylating nicotinate-nucleotide diphosphorylase — MSSYPTPSTELISQLVKLALDEDLNYLSATDGDITAQLIPASQISTATVITREDCVFCGKALVLEVFKQVDPSVEVTVLVEDGDAVSANSPLFTAKGSARAILTAERTALNFVQTLSGTATTTARYVAELGESTTKLLDTRKTIPGLRALQKYAVLCGGGQNHRIGLFDAFLIKENHINACGGISKAVTTAKSNHPDKPVEVEVENLSELKEALEAGADIIMLDNFTIADIQEAVRMTEGKAKLEVSGNMTIATLRAYAQAGVDFISSGALTKNVQSIDLSMRFA, encoded by the coding sequence ATGTCGTCGTACCCAACTCCATCCACTGAGCTTATTAGCCAATTGGTCAAACTCGCATTGGATGAAGATTTGAATTATTTGTCTGCCACAGACGGTGACATTACGGCACAACTCATCCCTGCAAGTCAGATTAGCACAGCAACGGTTATCACTCGCGAAGACTGTGTATTTTGTGGAAAAGCGTTAGTACTGGAAGTTTTTAAACAAGTTGATCCAAGCGTTGAAGTTACCGTTTTGGTGGAAGATGGTGACGCAGTTTCTGCCAACTCGCCACTTTTTACCGCAAAGGGATCTGCGCGTGCGATTTTAACGGCAGAGCGTACAGCACTTAATTTCGTTCAGACACTTTCAGGTACGGCAACCACAACGGCTCGTTACGTTGCAGAATTAGGTGAAAGCACAACCAAACTACTCGACACTCGCAAAACCATTCCAGGACTGCGCGCACTGCAAAAATACGCGGTACTTTGCGGCGGTGGTCAGAATCATCGTATTGGGCTTTTTGATGCATTCCTAATTAAAGAAAACCACATCAATGCCTGTGGCGGAATATCAAAAGCGGTCACGACAGCAAAATCAAATCACCCTGACAAACCGGTTGAAGTGGAAGTTGAAAACTTGAGTGAACTCAAAGAGGCATTGGAAGCTGGCGCTGACATTATCATGCTAGACAATTTTACCATTGCCGACATTCAAGAAGCCGTCAGAATGACCGAAGGCAAAGCTAAACTAGAGGTTTCTGGCAACATGACCATTGCAACACTTCGCGCTTACGCCCAAGCGGGTGTGGACTTTATTTCAAGCGGTGCATTAACCAAAAACGTACAAAGCATTGATTTATCAATGCGATTTGCTTAA
- a CDS encoding pilin, producing the protein MTQQKQQGFTLIELMIVVAIVGILAAVALPAYQNYTVKARFTEVVTAADSVKFTMAECMQTNNNVIANCDTFGELNIAAPAATANLASVAITGTTGVITATGTAAAGGFTYILTPPTIDPANPAPSTYVFTKSGTCTSAGITNLC; encoded by the coding sequence ATGACGCAACAAAAGCAACAGGGTTTTACCCTAATTGAATTAATGATCGTAGTAGCAATCGTCGGTATTTTGGCGGCAGTTGCACTTCCAGCATACCAAAACTACACTGTTAAAGCGCGTTTTACAGAAGTAGTTACAGCAGCTGACTCTGTAAAATTTACAATGGCAGAGTGTATGCAAACTAATAACAACGTTATTGCGAACTGTGATACTTTCGGCGAACTGAATATTGCCGCACCTGCAGCTACTGCAAACCTTGCATCTGTTGCTATAACGGGAACTACTGGTGTTATTACAGCAACTGGAACTGCTGCAGCAGGGGGATTTACCTATATTCTTACTCCTCCAACGATTGACCCTGCAAATCCTGCACCGTCAACCTACGTATTCACTAAGAGCGGTACCTGTACCTCCGCTGGTATTACAAACCTTTGCTAA
- a CDS encoding type II secretion system F family protein, translated as MQKKPTSDSVDIFQWTGISARGKKLEGEMSAQSIALLKAQLRKQGITPLKVKRKQKPFLSIGTAEKITAKDICVVTRQIATMLTAGVPLIQSLDMIESGTKNKSLAKLIEKVSSDVKAGQPLAAALKQHPRYFDDLYCDLIHSGEQSGALDRIYDRVALYKEKAEALKSKIKKALFYPIAVMVVALIVTSILLVFVVPQFQDIFNGFGAELPAFTLMVIAISEFMQEYWWLGLIAIVGFIFFYKEALIKSKAVRNFNDRMVLRLPIVGDILKKAAVARYARTLSTTFAAGVPLVDALDSAAGASGNVIYRDAIIEIKAEVSSGNQMNWAMRNSKIFPDMVVQMVSIGEESGSLDDMLAKVASIYEQEVDDAVDGLSSLLEPLIMAVLGVIVGGLIVAMYLPIFQLGSVV; from the coding sequence ATGCAGAAAAAACCAACCTCCGATTCAGTCGACATCTTTCAATGGACGGGAATTAGCGCGCGCGGCAAAAAACTTGAGGGCGAAATGAGTGCTCAAAGTATCGCGCTGTTAAAAGCGCAATTGCGAAAACAAGGGATTACACCGCTCAAAGTCAAACGAAAGCAAAAACCATTTCTAAGTATTGGCACCGCAGAAAAAATTACCGCTAAAGACATATGTGTGGTCACGCGACAAATTGCGACCATGCTAACTGCTGGCGTACCGCTCATTCAGTCTCTGGATATGATTGAATCAGGAACAAAAAACAAAAGTTTAGCCAAATTAATTGAAAAAGTATCGAGTGATGTAAAAGCAGGTCAACCTCTAGCCGCTGCACTGAAACAACATCCTCGTTACTTTGATGACTTATACTGTGACCTAATCCACTCAGGTGAGCAATCAGGCGCGCTTGACCGTATTTACGATAGAGTCGCGCTTTATAAAGAAAAAGCCGAAGCACTAAAATCAAAGATAAAAAAGGCACTATTCTACCCTATCGCCGTTATGGTTGTCGCATTGATTGTAACGTCCATCTTACTTGTATTTGTTGTTCCACAATTCCAAGATATTTTTAATGGTTTTGGTGCTGAACTCCCTGCCTTCACGCTAATGGTTATCGCCATTTCCGAATTTATGCAGGAATATTGGTGGCTCGGTCTTATTGCGATTGTTGGTTTTATCTTTTTCTATAAAGAAGCCCTAATTAAAAGCAAAGCTGTACGTAACTTTAACGATCGCATGGTCCTTCGATTGCCTATTGTTGGTGATATTCTAAAAAAAGCGGCGGTTGCACGCTATGCGCGAACGCTTTCGACTACCTTTGCTGCTGGCGTGCCGTTAGTGGATGCGTTAGATTCTGCAGCAGGAGCCTCTGGTAACGTGATTTACCGTGATGCCATTATCGAGATAAAAGCGGAAGTCAGTTCAGGTAACCAAATGAACTGGGCTATGCGAAATTCAAAGATATTCCCGGATATGGTTGTCCAAATGGTTTCCATTGGTGAAGAGTCAGGTTCTCTTGACGATATGCTTGCCAAAGTGGCCAGCATATATGAACAAGAGGTCGATGACGCTGTAGATGGGTTATCCAGCCTACTTGAGCCTCTTATTATGGCCGTTTTGGGCGTTATTGTCGGCGGCTTAATTGTTGCGATGTACTTACCTATTTTCCAATTGGGTTCAGTTGTTTAA
- a CDS encoding prepilin peptidase produces the protein MLELFTNTLTLLQTNIAFYLVSVGLVSLCIGSFLNVVIYRLPIQLQYEWQTECKLLLAEHLTGSNGEDNRPTFNLAFPNSHCPKCQTSLKWWHNIPLVSWLLLKGRCGFCQTSISIRYPLIEVLTATMSVVVAWHFGPTEKALLYIVIGWALIALTFIDVDHMLLPDQITLPLVWVALLAATLNITIAPQEAIIGAAVGYLSLWSVFWLFKLVTGKEGMGYGDFKLMAVFGALLGWEYILQIVLLSSVVGAVIGSIQLAVQGKDSATPIPFGPYIAAAGWIAMLFGPQIQSWYFGMLQL, from the coding sequence ATGTTAGAGCTTTTTACGAACACGCTAACGCTTTTACAAACCAATATTGCGTTTTATTTAGTTTCCGTTGGATTGGTTTCACTGTGCATAGGCAGTTTCCTAAACGTGGTTATTTACCGACTCCCCATACAGTTGCAATACGAATGGCAAACTGAATGCAAACTTCTATTAGCCGAGCATCTAACTGGCTCCAATGGAGAAGACAATAGACCAACATTCAATCTTGCCTTTCCAAATTCGCACTGCCCAAAGTGCCAAACTTCTCTTAAGTGGTGGCATAACATTCCCTTAGTGAGTTGGCTGCTTTTAAAAGGTCGCTGTGGATTTTGCCAAACGTCGATAAGTATCCGTTATCCTCTCATTGAAGTACTGACGGCAACTATGAGTGTTGTTGTCGCTTGGCATTTTGGACCTACCGAGAAAGCATTACTGTATATCGTTATAGGCTGGGCACTTATCGCTCTCACCTTTATCGATGTCGATCATATGCTACTCCCAGACCAGATTACCCTGCCGCTAGTTTGGGTTGCACTACTTGCCGCGACACTCAATATCACGATAGCCCCTCAAGAGGCCATCATTGGCGCAGCTGTTGGTTATTTAAGTCTTTGGAGCGTGTTCTGGCTGTTTAAACTTGTCACTGGCAAAGAAGGCATGGGCTATGGTGATTTTAAGCTTATGGCTGTATTTGGCGCCTTACTTGGCTGGGAATACATTTTACAAATCGTCTTATTGTCTAGCGTCGTCGGCGCTGTGATCGGCAGTATTCAGCTCGCCGTACAAGGCAAAGACTCCGCAACACCAATTCCGTTCGGCCCTTACATAGCCGCAGCAGGTTGGATAGCGATGTTATTTGGCCCACAAATCCAAAGTTGGTATTTTGGGATGCTGCAGCTATGA
- the coaE gene encoding dephospho-CoA kinase (Dephospho-CoA kinase (CoaE) performs the final step in coenzyme A biosynthesis.), with translation MKKWVLGVTGGIGAGKSAVTKEFERLGIEVIDADIIARDVVAVGSAALEQIKQHFGETILHHDGSLNRAKLRERIFSNECEKSWLNNLLHPLIRENTLLALSSSQSPYCILAAPLLFENQLQKYCHRTLLIDVPEEIQLIRTVERDQVSEQQVKAIISAQMSREEKLALADDILDNSHALSQTYTKLKELHEFYLRQAQLVSGG, from the coding sequence ATGAAAAAATGGGTTTTAGGCGTAACCGGTGGTATCGGTGCAGGTAAATCTGCGGTCACCAAGGAGTTTGAACGATTAGGTATCGAAGTCATTGACGCGGATATAATTGCACGTGATGTTGTGGCCGTTGGTAGTGCAGCTCTCGAACAAATTAAGCAACATTTTGGTGAAACAATACTTCATCATGATGGCTCTCTTAATCGAGCAAAGCTACGTGAACGCATTTTTTCCAATGAATGTGAAAAAAGCTGGCTCAACAATTTGCTGCATCCCTTAATCCGTGAGAACACTTTATTAGCCTTAAGTTCAAGCCAATCGCCTTATTGCATCCTTGCTGCCCCACTGCTTTTTGAGAATCAGCTACAGAAATATTGTCATCGTACATTGCTCATTGACGTGCCCGAAGAAATTCAGTTGATTAGAACGGTAGAGCGAGATCAAGTGAGTGAACAGCAGGTAAAAGCGATTATAAGCGCACAAATGAGTAGGGAAGAAAAGTTAGCACTTGCCGACGACATACTCGACAATTCTCATGCGTTATCGCAAACCTATACTAAACTCAAAGAATTACATGAATTCTATTTAAGGCAAGCACAATTAGTGAGTGGGGGTTGA
- the pilB gene encoding type IV-A pilus assembly ATPase PilB, whose product MEQNSPLLRKFLTLGRVTAEQVKAKQKDASSIAELIAMCSGMDGKELAEQCLDLFRVPLFDLNEFDIENIPKELVKEKLIRQHHILPLNRKGRKLYVAASDPTDYGALENFEFSTGLQCEVVVVDYRQLEKKIDLLFDSSSGLGMSEAEFDEFSSLETDDSSTVQAQQEEEKDDAPIIVYINKILMDAIKKGASDLHFEPYEHKYRIRFRIDGILHEMASPPVTLANRLSARIKVMSRLDIAEKRKPQDGRIKLKISDRKSIDFRVSTLPTMWGEKIVMRILDSSSAMLGIDVLGYEPEQKQLYLDALNQPQGMILVTGPTGSGKTVSLYTGLNILNKPERNISTAEDPVEINLEGINQVQINTKADMTFANALRAFLRQDPDVVMVGEIRDLETAEISIKAAQTGHLVLSTLHTNSAPETLTRLLNMGVPAYNVASSVSLIIAQRLARRLCPKCKTPETLPKEELLRQGFKEADIPNVTLFSPKGCDHCTDGYKGRVGIYEVVKITPEIAQVIMRGGNSLEIAEMANKAGFANLRISGLKKAGAGVSSLTEINRVTSF is encoded by the coding sequence ATGGAGCAAAACTCCCCATTATTACGTAAGTTCTTAACATTAGGACGCGTGACCGCTGAGCAGGTTAAAGCAAAGCAAAAAGATGCAAGTTCAATTGCAGAGTTAATTGCGATGTGCAGCGGCATGGATGGCAAAGAGTTAGCCGAACAATGCCTAGATCTATTTCGAGTTCCCTTATTCGATTTGAATGAGTTTGATATCGAAAACATTCCAAAAGAACTTGTTAAAGAAAAGCTCATTCGACAACATCATATTCTTCCACTTAACCGTAAAGGACGGAAATTGTACGTCGCCGCGTCTGATCCAACTGATTATGGCGCCCTCGAAAACTTTGAGTTCAGTACAGGCCTTCAATGTGAAGTTGTCGTTGTCGATTATCGTCAACTTGAAAAGAAAATTGACTTATTGTTCGACTCATCAAGTGGACTTGGCATGTCGGAAGCTGAGTTTGACGAATTTAGTTCACTTGAAACAGATGACTCTTCAACCGTTCAAGCACAACAGGAAGAAGAAAAAGACGATGCACCTATCATCGTCTACATCAATAAGATACTGATGGATGCCATCAAAAAAGGTGCATCGGATCTTCACTTCGAACCGTACGAGCACAAGTACCGAATTCGATTTCGTATCGATGGTATTTTACATGAAATGGCAAGTCCACCGGTTACGCTCGCAAACCGACTTTCTGCCCGTATCAAGGTTATGTCTCGTCTAGATATTGCAGAAAAGCGTAAACCTCAAGACGGTCGCATTAAACTCAAAATATCGGATAGGAAAAGCATCGATTTCCGTGTGAGCACTTTGCCAACCATGTGGGGCGAAAAAATAGTAATGCGTATTCTGGATTCTTCCAGCGCAATGCTCGGCATCGATGTTTTAGGATATGAACCTGAACAAAAGCAGCTTTACCTTGACGCACTCAATCAACCTCAAGGGATGATTTTGGTCACTGGGCCGACCGGCTCCGGTAAAACTGTTTCACTTTACACGGGTTTAAACATTCTCAACAAACCAGAGCGTAACATCAGTACCGCTGAAGACCCTGTTGAAATAAACCTTGAAGGTATTAACCAAGTTCAAATCAATACCAAGGCTGATATGACATTCGCTAATGCGCTGCGTGCATTCCTACGTCAAGATCCTGATGTGGTGATGGTGGGTGAGATCCGAGATTTGGAAACGGCTGAAATTTCCATTAAAGCGGCACAAACAGGTCACTTGGTGCTAAGTACACTTCACACCAACTCTGCCCCCGAAACACTCACTCGTTTACTCAATATGGGCGTGCCTGCCTACAACGTTGCCAGCTCTGTCAGTTTGATTATCGCACAACGCCTTGCTCGTCGTTTATGCCCTAAATGTAAAACACCAGAAACATTGCCGAAAGAAGAGCTCCTAAGACAAGGCTTCAAAGAAGCGGATATCCCAAATGTAACGCTGTTTTCGCCAAAAGGCTGCGATCATTGTACCGATGGCTACAAAGGCCGAGTCGGTATATACGAAGTAGTAAAAATCACTCCTGAAATAGCACAGGTGATTATGCGAGGTGGTAATAGTCTTGAAATTGCCGAGATGGCAAACAAAGCTGGATTTGCGAATCTGCGTATTTCTGGCCTCAAAAAAGCAGGAGCTGGCGTCAGTTCTCTTACCGAAATTAACCGCGTCACCAGCTTTTAA
- the yacG gene encoding DNA gyrase inhibitor YacG — MATIVACPTCQADVIWSDKSPYRPFCSKRCQLIDLGEWSMENHKISSVLNTEHTLSEEDKQRLIEEAEAMLAKNQDDFFQ, encoded by the coding sequence ATGGCTACTATTGTCGCATGCCCTACTTGCCAAGCGGATGTTATTTGGTCTGATAAAAGCCCTTATCGCCCTTTTTGCAGCAAGCGCTGTCAACTCATTGACCTTGGAGAATGGTCAATGGAAAACCATAAGATTTCATCGGTACTAAACACTGAGCACACACTATCAGAGGAAGACAAGCAACGCTTAATCGAAGAAGCTGAGGCTATGTTGGCAAAAAATCAAGACGATTTCTTTCAATAA
- the lptG gene encoding LPS export ABC transporter permease LptG, giving the protein MIRTLDVYLGRSLVQTTGFTLLVLVGISTLIKFIEQLKSVGRGTFDIMDALLYTLYSVPGELVVFFPMAVLIGGLTGLGALASNSELIVMQAAGMSRLQIISSVMKTAVLLALCMMAIGEWGAPQAEKIAHDLKSRAIHGGEVFNAQKGIWAKDGNNFINIANVDQLGILQDINIYQFDEALSLNSIIRAKSGHARNDGWLFKGVETVSLDGESINSNKQAELFYSSALNAEKLGVVSIDPDSLSFSGLWSYLGYLKQNDQDTSTYELALWRKIVQPITVGVMLLVALSFIFGPLRSVSMGARIIMGVVTGIAFHLTNEIFGPIVMVYQVPAAFGAIMPSILFIVFASYLLKRRT; this is encoded by the coding sequence ATGATAAGAACCTTAGATGTGTATTTGGGACGTAGCCTTGTTCAAACTACCGGTTTTACGCTATTAGTCCTTGTCGGTATAAGTACGCTTATCAAGTTTATTGAACAATTGAAATCCGTTGGGCGTGGTACTTTTGATATCATGGACGCGCTCTTATACACGCTTTACAGTGTGCCGGGAGAGTTGGTCGTCTTTTTCCCTATGGCTGTGTTGATTGGTGGCCTGACAGGACTTGGTGCACTGGCATCGAACAGTGAATTGATCGTTATGCAAGCTGCTGGAATGTCCCGATTGCAGATTATCTCTTCGGTAATGAAAACTGCCGTTCTACTTGCATTATGCATGATGGCTATTGGGGAGTGGGGTGCTCCACAAGCCGAGAAAATTGCACATGATTTGAAAAGTCGTGCAATTCATGGCGGTGAGGTCTTCAATGCGCAAAAGGGAATTTGGGCAAAAGACGGCAATAATTTCATTAACATCGCCAATGTTGATCAGCTCGGAATTTTGCAAGATATTAATATTTATCAATTTGATGAGGCGCTTAGCTTAAATTCGATCATCAGGGCTAAATCTGGTCATGCACGCAATGATGGTTGGCTATTCAAAGGGGTTGAAACGGTCAGCTTAGATGGCGAATCTATCAATTCGAATAAACAAGCAGAGTTATTTTATTCGTCGGCATTGAACGCTGAAAAATTGGGTGTGGTTTCAATTGACCCTGATTCTTTGTCTTTTTCTGGTCTTTGGTCTTATCTAGGCTATTTAAAGCAAAACGATCAGGACACGAGTACCTATGAATTAGCGCTTTGGAGAAAGATAGTGCAACCTATTACTGTGGGAGTCATGCTGCTCGTAGCACTGTCGTTTATCTTTGGCCCGCTCCGTTCTGTTAGTATGGGGGCTCGTATTATAATGGGTGTAGTTACAGGCATTGCTTTCCATCTTACGAATGAAATTTTTGGTCCTATCGTAATGGTCTACCAAGTACCAGCAGCCTTTGGTGCAATAATGCCAAGCATCTTGTTCATCGTATTTGCAAGCTATTTGCTAAAACGACGAACCTAA
- the lptF gene encoding LPS export ABC transporter permease LptF, with protein sequence MLIFRYLTAEVLKSQIAVFLTLMTIFLSQRFVVILSSASEGSIPGKLVLAFLALKLPQLASLILPLSLFLGIILAYSRIYADSEMTVLRACGVSEWYVVRVTLISSGILAVLAAVLTLYIAPWASEKEYQLREQADAESGLSTLRAGRFQQTGNEKAVVFVHNIDNGGTDLHKVFVAQLPSKDSNQTARIVYAQSGKVLESESGEQQLLLGTGKRYETDESNLSMNITEFSSYQVQIREQAIEHQRRKLEAVPTIKLLEMKTPEAVAQFQWRIAIPLAIPLLTLIAVPLSVVNPRQGKFAKLVPAISLYLGYFILLNAARFAVADGKIPPSIGLWWIHLSALFIGAYLIVKGRPIGVWLRSIFLRRESTL encoded by the coding sequence TTGCTAATTTTTCGTTATTTAACTGCTGAAGTTCTGAAATCTCAGATAGCGGTTTTCCTTACATTGATGACTATCTTTTTGTCGCAGCGCTTTGTGGTGATCCTAAGCTCCGCGTCCGAAGGCAGCATACCTGGCAAGTTAGTACTTGCTTTTTTGGCACTGAAATTACCGCAGTTGGCATCGTTAATACTGCCACTCAGTTTATTCCTCGGGATCATACTCGCATACAGCCGCATCTATGCAGATAGTGAAATGACGGTGTTACGGGCTTGTGGGGTAAGTGAATGGTATGTTGTGCGTGTTACGCTTATATCCAGTGGAATTTTAGCCGTATTGGCAGCGGTGCTTACGCTTTACATCGCGCCTTGGGCAAGTGAAAAAGAATATCAACTTCGAGAGCAAGCAGATGCAGAGTCTGGGCTGTCTACGCTAAGAGCTGGGCGCTTTCAACAAACCGGAAACGAAAAGGCAGTGGTGTTTGTACACAATATCGATAATGGGGGGACCGATTTACACAAAGTATTCGTTGCCCAATTGCCGAGTAAAGATTCTAATCAAACCGCTCGTATTGTATATGCTCAGTCAGGTAAAGTATTGGAATCCGAAAGTGGTGAACAGCAATTGCTGCTAGGTACGGGTAAACGATACGAAACGGATGAAAGTAATTTATCGATGAACATTACGGAGTTTTCGAGTTATCAGGTCCAGATCCGTGAGCAGGCGATAGAACACCAACGTCGAAAGCTAGAAGCGGTTCCAACCATAAAACTTCTTGAAATGAAAACACCTGAAGCCGTTGCTCAATTTCAATGGCGGATAGCAATTCCTTTGGCCATCCCATTACTGACGTTAATTGCCGTTCCGCTTAGTGTAGTGAACCCAAGGCAAGGTAAATTTGCTAAGTTGGTCCCTGCAATTAGTCTATATCTTGGCTATTTTATTTTACTCAATGCTGCGCGTTTTGCTGTGGCCGACGGGAAGATACCACCCTCCATTGGACTTTGGTGGATCCATTTAAGTGCGTTGTTTATAGGTGCTTATCTTATCGTTAAGGGGCGTCCAATTGGCGTATGGTTACGTTCGATCTTTCTGCGCAGAGAGAGCACATTATGA